One Atribacterota bacterium DNA segment encodes these proteins:
- the cobO gene encoding cob(I)yrinic acid a,c-diamide adenosyltransferase yields MKGLIQVYTGNGKGKTTAALGLALRAAGRDKKVLIVQFMKKWDYGELHSIKQIPQITIKTFGTRDFVYKGKAKEIDYQEARKAFAEGVQGAISGNYDVVIFDELNVALDFGLLEIQEVINFMKDKPESVEVVITGRNALPELLDLADLVTEMCEIKHPFQKGIKARIGIEY; encoded by the coding sequence ATGAAAGGTCTGATTCAGGTTTATACCGGAAATGGAAAAGGAAAAACTACTGCCGCACTCGGTTTAGCATTAAGAGCAGCCGGCAGAGATAAAAAAGTATTAATAGTACAATTTATGAAAAAATGGGATTATGGTGAGTTGCATTCAATTAAACAAATTCCACAGATAACTATTAAAACCTTCGGAACCAGGGATTTTGTCTACAAAGGTAAAGCCAAGGAAATTGACTATCAGGAAGCTCGGAAGGCATTTGCAGAGGGAGTACAGGGTGCGATAAGCGGAAACTATGATGTTGTTATCTTTGATGAGCTTAATGTAGCACTCGACTTTGGTTTATTGGAAATACAAGAAGTAATAAATTTTATGAAAGACAAACCGGAGTCGGTAGAGGTGGTAATTACCGGTAGAAATGCTCTCCCAGAATTGCTTGATCTTGCTGACCTGGTAACAGAGATGTGTGAAATTAAACATCCTTTTCAGAAGGGTATTAAAGCGAGAATTGGAATTGAGTATTAA
- a CDS encoding DUF2007 domain-containing protein, protein MDKDEQEFRDSKIVLLCSVPTEVDALPIQSLLESYGIKCILQSDVTRSVHPFVVDGLAEVRILILEKDLTKAREVLQDSDFSFS, encoded by the coding sequence ATGGATAAAGATGAACAAGAATTTCGAGATTCAAAGATTGTTCTATTGTGTTCTGTGCCTACAGAAGTAGATGCTCTTCCTATTCAAAGTTTATTGGAAAGTTATGGTATAAAATGTATATTGCAATCAGATGTAACCAGATCGGTTCATCCTTTTGTGGTTGACGGATTAGCTGAGGTCAGGATTTTGATTTTAGAAAAGGATTTAACGAAAGCCAGAGAAGTTCTTCAAGATTCAGATTTCTCATTTTCCTGA
- a CDS encoding NifU family protein: MKERVTEALEKVRPSLQTDGGDVELIEVTEDGIVKLKLTGACRGCPMSQMTLKLGIEKALKQAIPEIKEVQSV, from the coding sequence ATGAAAGAACGAGTAACTGAAGCCCTGGAAAAGGTTAGGCCATCTCTACAGACTGATGGCGGAGATGTGGAGTTGATTGAAGTCACTGAAGATGGTATTGTCAAGTTAAAATTAACCGGTGCCTGTCGCGGTTGTCCCATGAGCCAGATGACTTTAAAGCTGGGTATTGAAAAGGCACTAAAACAAGCTATCCCTGAAATTAAGGAAGTTCAATCTGTCTA
- a CDS encoding iron ABC transporter permease has product MKSSIKPENNILYGYSNWRYKAIFIITIGFLAILIIGFTALNFGTIAIQPQKILSIIWQHRTDDSLGLIIWELRIPRLIMAMLTGMALASVGGGFQGILRNPLADPYILGVSAGAALGACSAIALQYITGLYLVHILPVFALIGALISISLVYLLSRKKSHLPMADLLLAGVAVNFFFSAIITLLLAISRREIHSMVFWLMGDLSTASWQKVSFIFLPVFLGTLLLISSSLELNAMALGEEEALHLGVQTEKLRLRIFFIGSVMIAIAVSFTGLIGFVGLVIPHIARLLVGPDHRIMLPVSALAGSIFLIICDTIARSIIAPTEIPIGAITALVGAPIFIHLLKRRNETDEY; this is encoded by the coding sequence ATGAAATCTTCAATAAAACCAGAAAATAATATTCTATATGGGTATTCCAACTGGCGATACAAAGCCATTTTTATTATAACTATTGGATTTTTGGCTATACTGATAATCGGTTTTACCGCTCTTAATTTTGGCACCATTGCTATTCAACCACAAAAGATATTATCCATCATCTGGCAACATAGAACAGATGATAGTTTGGGCCTTATCATCTGGGAATTGAGAATACCAAGGTTAATTATGGCTATGCTAACGGGAATGGCTTTAGCCAGTGTGGGAGGTGGATTTCAGGGGATTTTAAGAAATCCGCTTGCCGATCCCTACATCCTGGGAGTCTCGGCAGGAGCAGCCTTAGGGGCTTGCTCTGCTATTGCTCTGCAATATATTACTGGATTATATCTGGTGCATATTTTACCGGTTTTTGCCCTAATTGGTGCCTTGATTTCTATTTCTTTAGTATATCTTTTATCTCGAAAAAAATCTCATTTGCCTATGGCTGATTTATTGCTAGCTGGGGTAGCAGTTAATTTTTTCTTTTCAGCAATAATCACCCTGCTTTTAGCTATATCAAGGCGAGAAATACACTCAATGGTATTCTGGCTAATGGGTGATTTGTCAACTGCCAGCTGGCAAAAGGTATCCTTTATTTTTTTACCGGTATTTTTGGGCACCCTGCTCTTAATCTCCTCTTCCCTGGAGCTAAATGCCATGGCACTGGGAGAAGAGGAAGCTTTACACCTGGGGGTGCAGACTGAGAAATTAAGACTAAGGATATTTTTTATTGGCTCTGTCATGATTGCTATTGCAGTCTCTTTTACCGGACTGATTGGTTTTGTGGGATTGGTGATTCCCCATATTGCTCGTTTGCTGGTAGGACCTGACCACCGTATTATGCTTCCGGTATCAGCTTTAGCCGGTTCTATCTTTTTAATAATTTGCGACACTATAGCACGCAGTATTATCGCTCCGACTGAGATACCTATTGGAGCAATTACCGCTCTGGTTGGTGCGCCAATTTTTATTCATCTGCTTAAAAGGAGGAATGAAACTGATGAATATTAA
- a CDS encoding cobalamin-binding protein, translated as MPKKKTIYLVLLLIFFILIPLSLSAWGNSQDDLFPITLIDDLGTEVTLIKRPERIISAAPSNTEIIFALGLESKLVGRSEFCNYPPGAEEIESIGVMSPLNLEKIISLEPDLFLSYGGFQTKDIPRLRELDFKVLLIEAESLAEMLHSIELIASACGIPEKGRELITDLQERISVITNLSAIIPEIQKPKVFTGSSYETIWSPGNGTLFHELITLAGGLNIVGNQQGWVPISPELVAQAEPDIIIIPSGIMNPDEISKMKNDIINRPGWSRLPAVKNNQIFTVNEDLFYRAGPRLVDGLELLYEIFNKTRK; from the coding sequence ATGCCCAAAAAAAAGACAATTTATTTAGTTTTATTATTAATATTTTTTATACTCATACCTTTATCATTATCAGCATGGGGAAATTCACAGGATGATCTGTTTCCTATCACTCTTATTGATGACCTTGGCACAGAAGTCACTCTGATTAAAAGACCGGAAAGGATTATCTCAGCGGCTCCCAGTAATACAGAAATTATCTTTGCTCTAGGATTGGAAAGTAAATTGGTAGGTAGAAGTGAATTTTGTAATTACCCTCCTGGTGCAGAAGAAATTGAATCTATTGGAGTAATGTCACCCCTAAATCTAGAAAAAATTATCTCATTAGAACCAGACTTATTTCTCTCTTACGGAGGATTCCAGACAAAGGATATACCCAGACTAAGGGAGCTGGATTTTAAAGTCTTATTAATAGAGGCAGAGTCATTAGCAGAAATGCTGCACAGTATAGAATTAATTGCTTCTGCCTGTGGTATACCAGAAAAGGGAAGAGAACTTATCACAGATTTACAGGAACGCATAAGTGTCATCACCAACCTGAGTGCTATTATTCCGGAAATTCAAAAGCCAAAAGTTTTTACTGGCTCCAGCTATGAGACCATCTGGAGCCCGGGCAATGGTACGCTGTTTCATGAATTAATTACCTTGGCTGGGGGACTGAACATTGTGGGAAATCAACAGGGATGGGTACCCATCAGTCCTGAGCTGGTTGCCCAGGCTGAACCGGACATTATTATTATTCCCAGTGGCATCATGAATCCTGATGAGATTAGCAAAATGAAAAATGATATTATTAACCGTCCTGGCTGGTCTCGGCTACCAGCTGTTAAAAATAATCAAATCTTTACCGTAAATGAAGACCTTTTTTATCGGGCTGGTCCTCGCCTGGTAGACGGATTGGAATTATTATATGAAATCTTCAATAAAACCAGAAAATAA
- a CDS encoding NAD(P)H-dependent oxidoreductase yields the protein MDKILIIYHSQSGIVQKMAYAVKEGIEKANGFEVIIKKAEQVNQEDLRVVSGIAIGTPDYFDYMAGTVKDFFDRTFYAVQSKIKGSLTANMPCVFFVSGGTGGEPALASLRKIGMSFKFKVIDYVTCGSHLTEEILEQCELLGKKLTEEIKKKQENTK from the coding sequence TTGGATAAGATTTTAATAATATATCATTCACAAAGCGGAATTGTACAGAAAATGGCTTATGCAGTAAAAGAAGGGATTGAAAAAGCTAATGGCTTTGAGGTTATAATAAAAAAAGCTGAACAGGTTAATCAGGAGGATTTAAGAGTAGTTTCTGGAATTGCTATTGGCACTCCTGATTACTTTGATTATATGGCGGGAACTGTTAAGGATTTTTTTGATAGAACTTTTTATGCCGTTCAAAGCAAAATTAAAGGCAGTTTAACTGCCAATATGCCCTGCGTTTTTTTTGTATCAGGAGGTACTGGTGGGGAACCTGCATTGGCAAGTTTAAGAAAAATTGGTATGTCTTTCAAGTTTAAGGTCATTGATTATGTTACTTGTGGTTCCCATCTCACTGAAGAAATTTTAGAACAATGCGAATTACTGGGTAAGAAATTAACTGAGGAAATTAAGAAAAAACAAGAAAATACAAAATAG